The stretch of DNA CATCGGGCGCGGCTTCAAGGTGAAGATCAACGCCAACATCGGGAACTCGGTGGTGACGTCGTCGATCGACGAGGAGGTCGAGAAGCTCCGCTGGGCCACCCTGTGGGGCGCCGACACGGTCATGGACCTCTCGACGGGCCGGAACATCCACGCCACGCGGGAGTGGATCCTCCGCAACGCCCCCGTCCCCATCGGCACCGTGCCCATCTACCAGGCGCTGGAGAAGGTGGGCGGCGTCCCCGAGGAACTCACGTGGGACATATACCGCGACACCCTCGTCGAGCAGTGCGAGCAGGGGGTGGACTACTTCACCGTGCACGCGGGGCTGCTCCTCCGGTACGTGCCGCTCACGGCGGAGCGCGTGACGGGGATCGTGAGCCGCGGCGGGTCGATCATCGCCAAGTGGTGCATGGCCCACCACCGGGAGAACTTCCTCTACGCGCACTTCCGCGAGCTGTGCGAGATCGTGCGGGAGTACGACGTGTCGCTGTCGCTGGGGGACGGGCTGCGGCCGGGGTCGATCGCGGACGCCAACGACGAGGCGCAGTTCGCCGAACTGCGCACGCAGGGCGAACTCACGCGGATCGCGTGGGAATACGACGTGCAGGTCATGAACGAGGGCCCGGGGCACGTCCCCATGCACCTGATCCGCGAGAACATGGACAAGCAGCTCGAGTGGTGCGACGAGGCGCCCTTCTACACGCTGGGGCCGTTGACGACGGACATCGCGCCCGGCTACGACCACATCACGAGCGCGATCGGCGCGGCGGCGATCGGCTGGCACGGCACGGCGATGCTTTGCTACGTGACGCCCAAGGAGCACCTCGGGCTCCCCGACCGCGACGACGTGAAGGCCGGCGTCATCGCGTACCGGATCGCGGCGCACGCGGCGGACCTGGCGCGCGGTCACCCGGGCGCGCAGGCGTGGGACGACGCGATCTCGAAGGCCCGCTTCGAGTTCCGCTGGGAGGATCAGTTCAACCTCTCGCTCGACCCGGTGACCGCGCGCGCCTTCCACGACGAGACGCTCCCGGCGGAGGGCGCGAAGATCGCCCACTTCTGCTCGATGTGCGGCCCGAAGTTCTGCGCGATGAAGATCAGCGAGGACGTGCGCCGCTACGCCCGCGAGCGCGGTCTGGACACCGGCGAAGCCATCGAGCGGGGGTTGAACGAGAAGGCGGATGAGTTCCGTCGCGCGACCGCCGGCCATCCCACCCCGGGTACCTGATTCGCTCAGCGCGGCTCGTGTGCATATATTTCAGTCATCGGTTGTGCCGGGACCGGAGGGCGGCCGCGCTCGCGCCGCGTCGACCGGAACCCGGCCGGGGAGGAAGGGAGGGAGGGATGTTCAACCGAAGAAGCGTGACCGCCGTGCTCCTCGCCGGGGCGCTGGCGTCCGGTTGCAGCGAGGGACCGACAGAGCCCCCCACCACAGGAGAGCCGCTCTCCGCGGCCGAGTCCGTGGCGCTGTTCGAGGCGATGCGGGCGATTCACAATGACACGGCTGCCACGATCATCGGCGGCTCCGAGAACAGCATGGTGCTCGCCTGCCCCCTGGGAGGACAGGTCACCCTCACGATGTCGGTCGTGGAGGAGTCGGTAGCCGACACGGCGACCCTGACGGCCAATTCCACGGCCTCACCCAGCGGCTGCCAGCTTTCGAGCGGCGGGACGCGCTTCACTGTGGACGGCCGCCCAAGCGTCCGCGAACGGATCGTCACCACCTTCGTCGGTTTTTTCGAGGCGTTCACCCTCGAGGGTTCGGTGACCGGAGCGCTGGACTGGCAGACCGACCGACGGTCCGGATCCTGCGACATCGATTTGACTCTGAGCGAGGCGCCGGACTCCTCCGGCACGGGATCGTCCGTGGCTGTCATCCTGGCCGGCACGCTATGCGGCCACGAGACCCGCCTCGAACGGGAGGGCGTAGTGGACCCCGACCCGTCCGGTTGATCGACTCCGCCTGATGGACGATGGATCCGGCTAAGGGACGCTA from Candidatus Palauibacter polyketidifaciens encodes:
- the thiC gene encoding phosphomethylpyrimidine synthase ThiC; translation: IGRGFKVKINANIGNSVVTSSIDEEVEKLRWATLWGADTVMDLSTGRNIHATREWILRNAPVPIGTVPIYQALEKVGGVPEELTWDIYRDTLVEQCEQGVDYFTVHAGLLLRYVPLTAERVTGIVSRGGSIIAKWCMAHHRENFLYAHFRELCEIVREYDVSLSLGDGLRPGSIADANDEAQFAELRTQGELTRIAWEYDVQVMNEGPGHVPMHLIRENMDKQLEWCDEAPFYTLGPLTTDIAPGYDHITSAIGAAAIGWHGTAMLCYVTPKEHLGLPDRDDVKAGVIAYRIAAHAADLARGHPGAQAWDDAISKARFEFRWEDQFNLSLDPVTARAFHDETLPAEGAKIAHFCSMCGPKFCAMKISEDVRRYARERGLDTGEAIERGLNEKADEFRRATAGHPTPGT